A window from Ruminiclostridium josui JCM 17888 encodes these proteins:
- a CDS encoding eCIS core domain-containing protein, which yields MQTKMLLKKPETTISRAKNTVSNTQNSKSTPIKKNVRTTDYKKLLQIMINDPDSITRNEFMIIQSAIGYRQTVAIREEAKLRKKQSKLDQSNVAMNLTPLNKSDSEIKKNSDGKKETKEIIRNDVKKPLQMKKNDGDATDSSLGIPKNLRAGLEKLSGIDLSDVKVHRNSDKPQRVGALAYTQGNDIHIATGQEKYLPHEGWHVVQQKQGRVKPTLQLKSGDKINDEGRLEKEADVMGSKAAKESSSMNGTVQFKESFNVKQENKVIQRNSKKENNQTDDILDGIQTVIDVIGFVPGVGDIADGVNVGISIVRKDWLGAVLSGIALIPVVGSAMAVPMKTISKVGSKIGDISKTVKNAIKQLVKLLGGAKNVTSKLNRYLDNLKGLLRKLPNLMEKVANSRAVKWLAGKKIVKSILAFAKKIQSGVETVCRKADEVFSNVKKAITKGTNNAIKGGLDVFGNLSKAAEYGLDSYSALHKKLKGTGLEAHHIIEKRLAKALGISSTNSMLSVAVNKTEHQVFTNAWRAIIPYGTDYSKLSKDQIWQAAQKVYKNFPALLEAAKKTIFK from the coding sequence ATGCAGACCAAAATGTTACTAAAAAAGCCGGAGACAACTATAAGCAGAGCAAAAAATACTGTGAGTAATACCCAAAATAGCAAGTCTACTCCAATTAAAAAGAATGTAAGAACTACGGATTATAAGAAATTGTTGCAGATAATGATTAATGATCCTGATAGCATAACAAGAAATGAATTCATGATTATACAATCTGCAATAGGATACCGTCAAACAGTAGCAATAAGAGAGGAGGCAAAACTACGCAAAAAGCAGAGTAAGCTAGATCAAAGCAATGTTGCCATGAATCTAACTCCGTTAAATAAATCAGACTCTGAAATTAAGAAGAATTCGGATGGCAAAAAAGAAACTAAAGAAATAATCCGTAATGATGTAAAAAAACCATTGCAAATGAAGAAGAATGACGGAGATGCTACTGATTCGAGCTTAGGTATACCAAAAAATTTGAGAGCAGGACTTGAAAAACTATCAGGTATTGATTTATCAGATGTAAAAGTGCATCGAAACTCTGATAAGCCACAGCGGGTTGGAGCTCTAGCCTATACACAGGGAAACGATATTCATATTGCAACAGGACAGGAAAAGTATCTACCCCACGAAGGATGGCATGTAGTACAACAGAAGCAGGGTAGAGTGAAACCAACTTTACAGTTGAAGTCCGGTGATAAGATAAATGATGAAGGAAGATTAGAAAAAGAAGCAGATGTTATGGGAAGCAAAGCTGCTAAAGAAAGTAGTTCGATGAACGGCACTGTGCAGTTTAAAGAATCCTTTAATGTTAAGCAGGAAAATAAAGTTATACAGAGAAATAGTAAAAAAGAAAACAATCAAACAGATGACATATTAGACGGAATTCAAACTGTTATAGATGTTATAGGCTTTGTGCCTGGCGTTGGTGATATAGCAGACGGAGTTAATGTAGGAATAAGTATAGTACGTAAAGATTGGTTGGGTGCAGTATTATCGGGAATTGCTCTGATACCTGTTGTTGGTTCTGCAATGGCAGTACCAATGAAAACTATAAGTAAGGTCGGGAGCAAAATTGGAGATATTTCAAAAACAGTTAAAAATGCAATAAAGCAATTGGTAAAATTATTAGGCGGGGCAAAAAATGTTACGTCTAAACTTAACAGATATCTGGACAATCTGAAAGGACTGCTTCGCAAGCTTCCTAATTTAATGGAAAAAGTCGCAAATTCAAGGGCTGTAAAGTGGTTGGCTGGCAAAAAGATAGTTAAAAGTATTCTTGCATTTGCTAAGAAAATTCAAAGCGGCGTTGAAACAGTTTGCAGAAAAGCAGATGAGGTTTTTTCAAATGTAAAGAAAGCTATTACTAAGGGAACAAATAATGCTATTAAGGGCGGACTAGATGTATTTGGTAATCTTAGTAAAGCAGCGGAGTATGGACTGGATTCTTATAGTGCATTGCATAAAAAGCTTAAGGGTACTGGGTTAGAAGCACATCACATAATTGAAAAAAGACTAGCTAAAGCATTAGGAATTTCAAGTACGAATTCAATGCTTAGCGTTGCTGTTAATAAGACTGAACATCAAGTCTTTACTAATGCTTGGAGAGCAATAATTCCATATGGAACTGATTACAGCAAATTATCTAAAGATCAGATATGGCAAGCAGCTCAAAAGGTGTATAAAAACTTTCCAGCGTTACTTGAAGCAGCAAAAAAGACTATTTTTAAGTAA
- a CDS encoding IS256 family transposase produces MSVLSKELVQEIIAENDFKNPGEIISFLKEAFKDVLQEMLEAEMDVSLGYSRDESRHKITDNSRNGYSTKKLKSEFGPVQIDIPRDRKGEFEPKIVPKYKRDVSGIEDKVISLYARGMSTRDIHDQVKELYGIDISAEMVSKITERILPEIKEWQGRPLEAIYPFVFMDAIHYKVRTDGQIVNRAAYVVMGVDISGKKDILGIWIGENESSKFWLGVLNDLKNRGIEDVLIFCVDGLTGLKEAIAAAFPKSEIQRCIIHQLRNSFKYVSYKDLKAFSKDFKTVYTSPSEEIALNRFEDLKNKWGKDYPYAFKSWENNWEVLSPYYKFPEQIRKIIYTTNIIEGLHRQFRKVTKTKSVFPSDTSLEKMLYLASMNVIKKWTQRYRNWDQVMSQLMIMYDGRLDNYI; encoded by the coding sequence ATGAGCGTATTATCAAAAGAGTTAGTACAGGAAATAATTGCGGAGAATGATTTTAAAAATCCCGGAGAAATAATCTCCTTTTTAAAGGAGGCATTTAAAGATGTTCTTCAGGAAATGCTTGAAGCCGAAATGGATGTTTCTCTTGGGTATTCCCGAGATGAGTCAAGACATAAAATTACCGACAACAGTAGAAACGGTTACTCAACAAAAAAACTAAAGAGTGAATTCGGCCCTGTACAGATTGATATTCCAAGGGACAGAAAAGGTGAGTTTGAGCCTAAAATAGTTCCCAAGTACAAAAGGGATGTATCAGGAATTGAGGATAAGGTGATTTCTCTTTATGCCCGAGGCATGTCTACCAGAGATATTCACGATCAGGTTAAAGAGCTTTATGGAATAGATATTTCTGCTGAAATGGTTAGTAAAATAACTGAAAGAATCCTTCCTGAAATAAAAGAATGGCAAGGTAGGCCCCTTGAGGCTATCTATCCTTTTGTATTTATGGATGCTATCCATTACAAGGTAAGAACTGATGGACAAATAGTAAATAGAGCTGCTTATGTTGTTATGGGTGTAGATATTTCAGGTAAGAAAGATATCCTTGGAATATGGATTGGAGAGAACGAATCCTCCAAGTTCTGGTTAGGTGTGTTAAATGACCTTAAAAACAGAGGTATAGAAGATGTACTCATATTCTGTGTGGACGGACTTACAGGGCTCAAAGAAGCTATTGCAGCTGCTTTTCCAAAGTCAGAAATTCAAAGGTGTATAATTCATCAACTAAGAAACTCATTTAAATATGTTTCATATAAGGATTTGAAGGCTTTTTCAAAGGATTTTAAAACTGTCTACACAAGCCCCAGTGAAGAAATAGCATTAAACCGGTTTGAAGACCTGAAAAACAAATGGGGCAAGGATTATCCATATGCATTTAAAAGTTGGGAAAACAATTGGGAAGTTTTATCACCATATTACAAGTTCCCAGAGCAGATAAGAAAAATAATATATACAACCAATATAATTGAAGGATTGCATCGGCAGTTCAGAAAAGTTACTAAGACAAAATCCGTTTTTCCTTCTGATACTTCTCTTGAAAAGATGCTTTATTTGGCATCAATGAATGTAATAAAAAAATGGACTCAACGATACCGGAATTGGGATCAGGTCATGAGTCAATTAATGATTATGTACGATGGGAGACTGGATAACTATATTTAA
- a CDS encoding polymorphic toxin type 44 domain-containing protein yields the protein MKKIVSLMLVCTLFVSMCFFSFADSGAKETNVSVLYEKYSDYDLSTLETASKIFFNDVSMQELAKEYTPEKINNILDKALEISKDKDNKRSQEIKQYLENLKELHAIDKNYKIITTTKAENQKLSGGYVTQAVSSFDLRGTCIKNAKLMSSTYSTNYKLGLIMYNNNIISASAYAYMSTGIFFTSKVKSGGEWDFKATLGYSTLYKVTYEGYTFYYSGEIIGNFHYGYTGATVFPDTVLLSAAGLVQIISGTSDISFWDSYFDDPMDQTWIEEGIRVYKAGDI from the coding sequence ATGAAAAAAATTGTATCATTAATGCTAGTATGTACTTTGTTTGTAAGTATGTGTTTTTTCAGCTTTGCGGATTCAGGTGCTAAAGAAACCAATGTATCGGTACTTTATGAAAAGTATTCAGATTATGACTTAAGTACTCTTGAAACAGCATCAAAAATATTTTTTAACGATGTAAGCATGCAGGAGTTGGCTAAAGAATATACTCCAGAAAAAATAAACAATATCCTTGATAAAGCTCTTGAAATTTCAAAGGATAAAGATAATAAAAGGAGTCAAGAAATCAAACAATATTTAGAAAACCTAAAGGAGTTACATGCAATAGATAAAAATTATAAAATAATAACAACAACTAAAGCTGAAAATCAAAAACTCTCAGGAGGTTATGTAACTCAAGCTGTTTCAAGTTTTGATTTGAGAGGAACTTGTATCAAGAATGCAAAGTTAATGTCTTCTACGTATAGTACTAATTATAAATTAGGTTTAATTATGTATAATAATAACATTATAAGTGCAAGTGCATATGCTTATATGTCAACAGGAATATTTTTTACATCGAAAGTTAAATCAGGCGGAGAGTGGGACTTTAAAGCTACTTTAGGTTATTCAACTTTATATAAAGTTACATATGAAGGATATACATTTTATTATTCAGGTGAAATAATTGGTAATTTCCATTACGGTTATACTGGTGCTACAGTATTTCCAGATACTGTTTTACTATCTGCTGCAGGACTTGTACAAATAATTTCTGGAACATCGGATATAAGTTTTTGGGATTCATATTTTGATGACCCTATGGATCAAACCTGGATAGAGGAAGGTATTCGTGTATACAAAGCAGGCGACATTTAA